GACGTGGAGCTCACGAACCACTGATTATTTTCTCGGAATCCAGGCATGACGCAGGTGGAGCCCACTAGAATAGGACTAGTCTCTATTCCCAAGGATAAACTATTTTACACTCGAGGAATCCGACTGCTAtaaagtggggaaaaaaaaaaaaaaagatacgcTTGCTTGTTGTAATTGTGAAGGCTCTCCTTTAATTTAAGGCAGGTAATTGTACATAAGGAAGGACTGAGCTCCCCCTAGGGAAACTAAAACTCTGTGATAACTGAATATCTTACCCATTTTTAGCATTCTTTTTTtacttcgttgttgaaagactAATCAGGAGAGCAATCCAATGTCGCCAGAACCAAGTGAGAAACAGCGAAAGTCGGATCATGCAGAACCATCAGCAGGTATCTGTTCAAGTTCCAAGCGATAAAAATTACGGCATAGGCGATATGGTCTTAAAATATTCTGGAACTCGTATTTTCTTCATAATTCTATTTCTTTGCTTTATCATCGAATAAACATAACCCTGACCTTGGctatgaaaaaaaagaaaaagaaaatcagtttGAGAAGGACTTTGTGCTCACTCTTTCTCCAACATTTATTGAAGATGTTCGTTTAAGCGTTCCATCAGATCCTTCTCAATCAAGAGGTGCTTCAGGTGCGTTATCCCTCAAAGGAGTTATTTTCAGTGTGAAATTAATATCTAGGGGCAGATCTTCatgaaattattcttttctgGGACATTTCTCAATGTCAGCAAGCATAAAAGAGTTAACTGAATGATATGAAAAGTTTGCATCTATTGCAGAAAATTTCGAAGAGGAAGTGGATGAACCCTATTACCGACTGCTGCAAGCTGCATTCAAGGGCGACTGGGAATCCGCTACAAGATTTTTCAAACAAGATGCTGCTTCAAAAACGGCCAAAATAACAAGCAGATCAGAAACATTGCTTCACATTGCCGCTTTGAGTGCACGTGACCAATTTTTGGAGAACCTGGTTGAGCTCTTGTATCCGAATCCAGAAGCGCTTGAAATGGTTGATTGTGATGGCCGCACAGCCCTCCACAATGCTGTTCTGTGTGGAAGGATAAGGATGGTGAAGACATTAGTTAGAAGTAATCCTAAGTTGACGCAACTTGCAGATAAGGAAGGACGCGTTCCTTTGAGAATATCTGCTCTGGAAGCTTCCATGCATAAGGATATCACCTGGTTCCTGGCGAAAAATACGACAGACGATGGGCCAAGTCATCCCTTCAGCAGTCCCGATACAATTGAGATATTAATAGAAATCACCAACGCTGGTCATCATGGTAAGATCACCATGACCATTTATCTCAATTCCATCTATTTTTAGCTTCGTTCTAGACTGGCTTAGTTTCCTGATCAACTTTGCTGGTGAATGCCAATAGATATCACCCTTTATCTAGCCAGGCAGTACCCTTCCATTCTGAccatgaaaagaacaaagcgtGGGCAAGGAAGCTTTAATATACTCTTTGCGTTGGCGATGATGGAATCCTACTTTCGCAGCGGAACCAGGCTCAGTGTTGTGGAAGCATTGATATACCGATGTCCGTACTTTCTGCACTCGCATTCATTACTGATTCCCTTCAAAAAGATCATACCTGGCTCATCACCTGCTCTTTTGTTTCTGAACTAAAGGTATTCCGGTGGATTTGAGTTACAATCCAACAGATAAAAATTCGGATCCGGATGGGTATGCATTTTTGTTGTTGGGCATTATTTTAGGACCTTTCATGATTTTGAGCTTTTAGTCATTAGACTGATTCCCTCGGTACTAGCCATTGTAGGATATATTCTGGTTCCTTATCGTAGCTTTACTTGAACAATGGCTTGAAATCGAACCATCGATCAGGAGATTATCTCTTGAGAACCACATATGATTCAACCAAGTGCATAAGTATCGTATAACTTAATTGGCTGGACAATGTAACAAACGAATTACAAGGTCTTACAATAATTTCATATCCAGTAACCGGATTTTCTTTGCAACTTGATTGTAGGGCTTCAATGTCTTACAAGGTCACTTTGGAATACCGTCAAAATTGTAGGTATGCTTCCATTTTATCAAGATACTGTCTctatatttttccttctctctccaaTTAAAAGTCTAAATAGTCCTACTTAAttctttgccaaaaaaaataaattatttgccataatttggaaaattgtaGGTATGCTTCCATTTTATCAAGATTttgtccctctctctccacttttttttgcttgttttgacttttttatAAGTAGAAAAAAGCTCCTACTTAAttctttgccaaaaaaaataaattatttgccaTAATTTGGAAAAGAATTTATGTTGGGCCCATTGCATGTCTTAGAGAACTATTACACATTCATCATTGAATGAGTACATATATATTTAGAGTTAGTTTTGTAATTTAGTTTTTCCACGTATCAAACATCCAACAATAAATGTGTAACTTATTCTCTACACCGTTGATGGATCTAATAAAaaccttcaaaaaaattattcaaactcAAACAAAGTTATATATGATTTTCCTTGTTAATACTTTTATACTTTGAAAGAGTTCAGATATTATCAAATTCTAATTGCAAGAGTggcaaaatcataaaaaaaaaaaatgaagaaatacgTGGTTATAacttatcaaagaaaatatatatatatatatatatatatatattaaatattaaaatgattgcttatattgcaaattaaaatgaatgaatgaaaaatatttttatcattcgtGCAAATGGTTAGATATAACTTACcgtcgataaaaaaaaatattttccagtgactaaatatttcaaacaatacaagggatcaattttaaaaaaatatttttcaaaccattcatcttccatgaaacaaacataatttaaatattattttctttgactGCTACTTCATCTCAATACAACACGAAATAATATGTTGAGAGGGTGCAGGAATTGGACATGAGATTGGAGGCAAGCCCCTCACGTTATTGATTTTGTTAGAGACAAACAAAATGGcgaaagaaaatttttttgcTGCATAAATAACAATTCAAAAGATTGTACGATGAATATgatcttttttgttcctagttGCTACACGTATTTGAATAATATTATCTAAGTTAATCTTATATATGTAAAGACTATTGTGATTTACTTTAGCTTGATAGTCGTCATTAGTGTGGTTATTTTCAGAGTTGTTCTATCAGGTTATCTCTTATAATTGTATTCTCTTTACTATGATTAACATTATAAAGCCTTGTTTGAACTTCAAGGAAGATTACTTTCTTCAATTACCTTCTAATCACTTCTACTATCTTCTACTATCTTCaaatccaatatatatatatttcatccaGACTTGATATAAGccttttcttggaaaatgccaaaaatgattttatgcctttttatttttactttgcatCAGCAATTACTAAAACCCACACTTTGAAATTGAGGACTGAATCCcaaatgagcaaaaaaaaaaaaaaagcttacctaaaagattaaaaaaaaagaagagagagaatgagatcGTTTTCCCAATCACCCGGCAACCCAAGCTTTAAATGAGGGAAATTTTGACAATTAGTAAACTGTCGTTAGATGCAATTTGGTTTCTAAGAAAAATTTGGGACCCAGAGCTGGAGAGCTTTTTTCCTAATCCAATGGCCGCCCCttcgtttttcattttctttttctttctcttttgttgacatttt
This genomic stretch from Eucalyptus grandis isolate ANBG69807.140 chromosome 3, ASM1654582v1, whole genome shotgun sequence harbors:
- the LOC104440108 gene encoding uncharacterized protein LOC104440108, which translates into the protein MPETEDAIGGGGTESKLMTSSSERGTQSNGGPEVAERPTRAQNLCSISALETIGGGGGWDQLRLAALLDEATCQRQMAARLWGGGAGAGAGDGGGSGRGGMRGEETEEVSIVISSRAKPAERTSLSIFRRVPHRTRVDIWVTNQESNPMSPEPSEKQRKSDHAEPSAEKENQFEKDFVLTLSPTFIEDVRLSVPSDPSQSRGASENFEEEVDEPYYRLLQAAFKGDWESATRFFKQDAASKTAKITSRSETLLHIAALSARDQFLENLVELLYPNPEALEMVDCDGRTALHNAVLCGRIRMVKTLVRSNPKLTQLADKEGRVPLRISALEASMHKDITWFLAKNTTDDGPSHPFSSPDTIEILIEITNAGHHGKITMTIYLNSIYF